The Neodiprion virginianus isolate iyNeoVirg1 chromosome 5, iyNeoVirg1.1, whole genome shotgun sequence genome contains a region encoding:
- the LOC124305425 gene encoding nuclear protein localization protein 4 homolog isoform X4, which yields MSKSTLITLRVQSPEGTKRIEVRPTDTVRDLFEKVHDTFNLDSFSFGLYKLKNHKDELVSSRSKTVLGTGLSHGDMVYLVPLNGTVLRPQDGPSTSSASINIPAAEPMPSTSRLSQGSMAINSSRPLASVTEDEVDQQLWKLDGKIQQKRDEKLCRHGANGCCVHCSPLEPFDEAYLKEQNIKHLSFHSYLRKLTAGVDRGKFLQLEDISCRIKTGCKDHPPWPRGICSKCQPNAITLNRQQYRHVDNVMFENASLVERFLNYWRSTGHQRVGYLYGRYEIHSDVPLGIRAVVAAIYEPPQDSTRDTVSLLPDPRQELVDELARLLGLQRVGWIFTDLIAEDVKKGTVKHVRNIDSHFLSAQECIMAGYFQNQHPNPCRFSPSGYFGSKFVTVCVTGDDKNQVHMEGYEVSNQCMALVRDGCLVPTKDAQELGYVIESTDKQYVPDVYYKEKDSYGNEVSRLARPLPVEYLLVDVPASTPLTPQFTFHVNEDNTPFPVENRLVDGQLQEFSSLCTYMQQFASNQFFEAISDFHLLLFIATMDMLPMKDYMVPLLTAIRSGNREQALEWAHSEHWATVEQLISATAATTPHASQGITLSNNPGASMSAVGVGTSAGTGAAVNPVPEQPLWTCRHCTFINPADLATCDMCSLPR from the exons ATGTCAAAATCAACGCTAATT ACTCTCAGAGTTCAATCACCCGAAGGCACCAAACGGATAGAAGTGAGACCGACTGATACAGTCCGTGATCTCTTTGAAAAG GTACATGATACATTTAACTTGGACAGCTTTAGTTTTGGATTATATAAACTAAAAAATCACAAGGATGAACTCGTATCTTCTCGAAGCAAAACAGTCCTTGGAACAGGATTGTCTCACGGCGATATGGTCTACCTTGTGCCCCTCAATGGCACAGTATTACGGCCACAGGATGGACCATCGACTAGTAGTGCCTCCATAAATATTCCTGCCG CAGAACCAATGCCGAGTACGAGCAGATTATCGCAGGGATCTATGGCCATCAATTCATCTCGACCTCTTGCCAGTGTCACGGAAGATGAAGTAGATCAACAACTGTGGAAGCTTGATGGCAAGATACAGCAGAAGCGTGATGAGAAATT ATGCCGCCATGGTGCAAACGGGTGCTGCGTGCACTGCTCACCATTAGAACCATTTGATGAAGCATACCTCAAGGAACAAAACATCAAGCATTTATCATTCCACTCGTACCTCAGAAAGCTCACAGCTGGGGTTGATAG AGGGAAATTTCTTCAACTGGAGGACATAAGTTGTCGCATAAAGACAGGCTGCAAAGATCACCCACCATGGCCTCGTGGGATTTGCAGTAAATGTCAGCCCAACGCTATCACGTTGAATCGGCAACAGTATCGTCACGTTGATAACGTTATGTTTGAGAATGCTAGTCTAGTGGAGCGCTTTTTGAACTACTGGCGTAGTACCGGACATCAACGTGTTGGTTACCTCTATGGTAGATATGAAATACACTCAGACGTACCCCTAGGTATTAGGGCTGTAGTTGCTGCAATATACGAACCTCCACAA GACAGCACGAGAGATACTGTATCTCTCCTACCAGATCCAAGACAAGAATTAGTCGACGAACTTGCTCGACTTCTTGGTTTGCAAAGAGTGGGGTGGATATTCACAGATTTAATTGCTGAAGATGTCAAAAAAGGCACG GTGAAACACGTCAGAAATATAGACAGTCACTTTTTATCAGCACAAGAGTGTATTATGGCAGGATACTTTCAAAACCAGCATCCGAATCCATGCCGTTTTTCACCGAGTGGTTATTTTGGCTCAAAGTTCGTCACAGTCTGTGTCACAG GTGACGATAAGAATCAAGTGCACATGGAAGGATACGAAGTCTCTAATCAGTGCATGGCATTGGTACGTGATGGGTGTCTAGTCCCAACCAAGGATGCGCAGGAGCTTGGCTACGTTATTGAGTCCACAGATAAGCAATATGTTCCTGATGTTTACTATAAG GAAAAAGATAGTTACGGCAACGAAGTATCCAGATTAGCCAGACCTCTGCCAGTTGAGTACCTGCTGGTCGATGTTCCAGCTTCGACACCGCTTACTCCACAGTTTACTTTTCACGTAAACGAGGACAACACGCCGTTTCCAGTTGaaaatag GCTAGTCGATGGACAGCTACAAGAATTCAGTTCTCTTTGTACGTACATGCAGCAGTTTGCGTCGAACCAATTCTTTGAGGCAATATCTGATTTTCATCTACTTCTCTTTATTGCCACAATGGACATGCTGCCAATGAAG GATTACATGGTACCACTGTTGACGGCGATACGATCAGGGAATCGAGAACAAGCTTTGGAATGGGCACATTCTGAACACTGGGCAACTGTAGAGCAGCTGATATCAGCAACAGCTGCGACGACTCCACATGCATCGCAAGGAATAACGCTTAGCAACAATCCTGGAGCATCCATGTCTGCAGTAGGAGTAGGTACTAGTGCTGGTACCGGAGCAGCAGTTAATCCAGTTCCTGAGCAACCTCTGTGGACATGTCGTCATTGCACATTTATTAATCCTGCCGATCTTGCGACATGTGACATGTGCAGCTTACCAAGGTAG
- the LOC124305425 gene encoding nuclear protein localization protein 4 homolog isoform X5, whose amino-acid sequence MSKSTLITLRVQSPEGTKRIEVRPTDTVRDLFEKVHDTFNLDSFSFGLYKLKNHKDELVSSRSKTVLGTGLSHGDMVYLVPLNGTVLRPQDGPSTSSASINIPAEPMPSTSRLSQGSMAINSSRPLASVTEDEVDQQLWKLDGKIQQKRDEKLCRHGANGCCVHCSPLEPFDEAYLKEQNIKHLSFHSYLRKLTAGVDRGKFLQLEDISCRIKTGCKDHPPWPRGICSKCQPNAITLNRQQYRHVDNVMFENASLVERFLNYWRSTGHQRVGYLYGRYEIHSDVPLGIRAVVAAIYEPPQDSTRDTVSLLPDPRQELVDELARLLGLQRVGWIFTDLIAEDVKKGTVKHVRNIDSHFLSAQECIMAGYFQNQHPNPCRFSPSGYFGSKFVTVCVTGDDKNQVHMEGYEVSNQCMALVRDGCLVPTKDAQELGYVIESTDKQYVPDVYYKEKDSYGNEVSRLARPLPVEYLLVDVPASTPLTPQFTFHVNEDNTPFPVENRLVDGQLQEFSSLCTYMQQFASNQFFEAISDFHLLLFIATMDMLPMKDYMVPLLTAIRSGNREQALEWAHSEHWATVEQLISATAATTPHASQGITLSNNPGASMSAVGVGTSAGTGAAVNPVPEQPLWTCRHCTFINPADLATCDMCSLPR is encoded by the exons ATGTCAAAATCAACGCTAATT ACTCTCAGAGTTCAATCACCCGAAGGCACCAAACGGATAGAAGTGAGACCGACTGATACAGTCCGTGATCTCTTTGAAAAG GTACATGATACATTTAACTTGGACAGCTTTAGTTTTGGATTATATAAACTAAAAAATCACAAGGATGAACTCGTATCTTCTCGAAGCAAAACAGTCCTTGGAACAGGATTGTCTCACGGCGATATGGTCTACCTTGTGCCCCTCAATGGCACAGTATTACGGCCACAGGATGGACCATCGACTAGTAGTGCCTCCATAAATATTCCTGCCG AACCAATGCCGAGTACGAGCAGATTATCGCAGGGATCTATGGCCATCAATTCATCTCGACCTCTTGCCAGTGTCACGGAAGATGAAGTAGATCAACAACTGTGGAAGCTTGATGGCAAGATACAGCAGAAGCGTGATGAGAAATT ATGCCGCCATGGTGCAAACGGGTGCTGCGTGCACTGCTCACCATTAGAACCATTTGATGAAGCATACCTCAAGGAACAAAACATCAAGCATTTATCATTCCACTCGTACCTCAGAAAGCTCACAGCTGGGGTTGATAG AGGGAAATTTCTTCAACTGGAGGACATAAGTTGTCGCATAAAGACAGGCTGCAAAGATCACCCACCATGGCCTCGTGGGATTTGCAGTAAATGTCAGCCCAACGCTATCACGTTGAATCGGCAACAGTATCGTCACGTTGATAACGTTATGTTTGAGAATGCTAGTCTAGTGGAGCGCTTTTTGAACTACTGGCGTAGTACCGGACATCAACGTGTTGGTTACCTCTATGGTAGATATGAAATACACTCAGACGTACCCCTAGGTATTAGGGCTGTAGTTGCTGCAATATACGAACCTCCACAA GACAGCACGAGAGATACTGTATCTCTCCTACCAGATCCAAGACAAGAATTAGTCGACGAACTTGCTCGACTTCTTGGTTTGCAAAGAGTGGGGTGGATATTCACAGATTTAATTGCTGAAGATGTCAAAAAAGGCACG GTGAAACACGTCAGAAATATAGACAGTCACTTTTTATCAGCACAAGAGTGTATTATGGCAGGATACTTTCAAAACCAGCATCCGAATCCATGCCGTTTTTCACCGAGTGGTTATTTTGGCTCAAAGTTCGTCACAGTCTGTGTCACAG GTGACGATAAGAATCAAGTGCACATGGAAGGATACGAAGTCTCTAATCAGTGCATGGCATTGGTACGTGATGGGTGTCTAGTCCCAACCAAGGATGCGCAGGAGCTTGGCTACGTTATTGAGTCCACAGATAAGCAATATGTTCCTGATGTTTACTATAAG GAAAAAGATAGTTACGGCAACGAAGTATCCAGATTAGCCAGACCTCTGCCAGTTGAGTACCTGCTGGTCGATGTTCCAGCTTCGACACCGCTTACTCCACAGTTTACTTTTCACGTAAACGAGGACAACACGCCGTTTCCAGTTGaaaatag GCTAGTCGATGGACAGCTACAAGAATTCAGTTCTCTTTGTACGTACATGCAGCAGTTTGCGTCGAACCAATTCTTTGAGGCAATATCTGATTTTCATCTACTTCTCTTTATTGCCACAATGGACATGCTGCCAATGAAG GATTACATGGTACCACTGTTGACGGCGATACGATCAGGGAATCGAGAACAAGCTTTGGAATGGGCACATTCTGAACACTGGGCAACTGTAGAGCAGCTGATATCAGCAACAGCTGCGACGACTCCACATGCATCGCAAGGAATAACGCTTAGCAACAATCCTGGAGCATCCATGTCTGCAGTAGGAGTAGGTACTAGTGCTGGTACCGGAGCAGCAGTTAATCCAGTTCCTGAGCAACCTCTGTGGACATGTCGTCATTGCACATTTATTAATCCTGCCGATCTTGCGACATGTGACATGTGCAGCTTACCAAGGTAG
- the LOC124305425 gene encoding nuclear protein localization protein 4 homolog isoform X3, giving the protein MSKSTLITLRVQSPEGTKRIEVRPTDTVRDLFEKVHDTFNLDSFSFGLYKLKNHKDELVSSRSKTVLGTGLSHGDMVYLVPLNGTVLRPQDGPSTSSASINIPAAEPMPSTSRLSQGSMAINSSRPLASVTEDEVDQQLWKLDGKIQQKRDEKLCRHGANGCCVHCSPLEPFDEAYLKEQNIKHLSFHSYLRKLTAGVDRGKFLQLEDISCRIKTGCKDHPPWPRGICSKCQPNAITLNRQQYRHVDNVMFENASLVERFLNYWRSTGHQRVGYLYGRYEIHSDVPLGIRAVVAAIYEPPQDSTRDTVSLLPDPRQELVDELARLLGLQRVGWIFTDLIAEDVKKGTVKHVRNIDSHFLSAQECIMAGYFQNQHPNPCRFSPSGYFGSKFVTVCVTGDDKNQVHMEGYEVSNQCMALVRDGCLVPTKDAQELGYVIESTDKQYVPDVYYKEKDSYGNEVSRLARPLPVEYLLVDVPASTPLTPQFTFHVNEDNTPFPVENRLVDGQLQEFSSLCTYMQQFASNQFFEAISDFHLLLFIATMDMLPMKDYMVPLLTAIRSGNREQALEWAHSEHWATVEQLISATAATTPHASQGITLSNNPGASMSAVGVGTSAGTGAAVNPVPEQPLWTCRHCTFINPADLATCDMCSLPRF; this is encoded by the exons ATGTCAAAATCAACGCTAATT ACTCTCAGAGTTCAATCACCCGAAGGCACCAAACGGATAGAAGTGAGACCGACTGATACAGTCCGTGATCTCTTTGAAAAG GTACATGATACATTTAACTTGGACAGCTTTAGTTTTGGATTATATAAACTAAAAAATCACAAGGATGAACTCGTATCTTCTCGAAGCAAAACAGTCCTTGGAACAGGATTGTCTCACGGCGATATGGTCTACCTTGTGCCCCTCAATGGCACAGTATTACGGCCACAGGATGGACCATCGACTAGTAGTGCCTCCATAAATATTCCTGCCG CAGAACCAATGCCGAGTACGAGCAGATTATCGCAGGGATCTATGGCCATCAATTCATCTCGACCTCTTGCCAGTGTCACGGAAGATGAAGTAGATCAACAACTGTGGAAGCTTGATGGCAAGATACAGCAGAAGCGTGATGAGAAATT ATGCCGCCATGGTGCAAACGGGTGCTGCGTGCACTGCTCACCATTAGAACCATTTGATGAAGCATACCTCAAGGAACAAAACATCAAGCATTTATCATTCCACTCGTACCTCAGAAAGCTCACAGCTGGGGTTGATAG AGGGAAATTTCTTCAACTGGAGGACATAAGTTGTCGCATAAAGACAGGCTGCAAAGATCACCCACCATGGCCTCGTGGGATTTGCAGTAAATGTCAGCCCAACGCTATCACGTTGAATCGGCAACAGTATCGTCACGTTGATAACGTTATGTTTGAGAATGCTAGTCTAGTGGAGCGCTTTTTGAACTACTGGCGTAGTACCGGACATCAACGTGTTGGTTACCTCTATGGTAGATATGAAATACACTCAGACGTACCCCTAGGTATTAGGGCTGTAGTTGCTGCAATATACGAACCTCCACAA GACAGCACGAGAGATACTGTATCTCTCCTACCAGATCCAAGACAAGAATTAGTCGACGAACTTGCTCGACTTCTTGGTTTGCAAAGAGTGGGGTGGATATTCACAGATTTAATTGCTGAAGATGTCAAAAAAGGCACG GTGAAACACGTCAGAAATATAGACAGTCACTTTTTATCAGCACAAGAGTGTATTATGGCAGGATACTTTCAAAACCAGCATCCGAATCCATGCCGTTTTTCACCGAGTGGTTATTTTGGCTCAAAGTTCGTCACAGTCTGTGTCACAG GTGACGATAAGAATCAAGTGCACATGGAAGGATACGAAGTCTCTAATCAGTGCATGGCATTGGTACGTGATGGGTGTCTAGTCCCAACCAAGGATGCGCAGGAGCTTGGCTACGTTATTGAGTCCACAGATAAGCAATATGTTCCTGATGTTTACTATAAG GAAAAAGATAGTTACGGCAACGAAGTATCCAGATTAGCCAGACCTCTGCCAGTTGAGTACCTGCTGGTCGATGTTCCAGCTTCGACACCGCTTACTCCACAGTTTACTTTTCACGTAAACGAGGACAACACGCCGTTTCCAGTTGaaaatag GCTAGTCGATGGACAGCTACAAGAATTCAGTTCTCTTTGTACGTACATGCAGCAGTTTGCGTCGAACCAATTCTTTGAGGCAATATCTGATTTTCATCTACTTCTCTTTATTGCCACAATGGACATGCTGCCAATGAAG GATTACATGGTACCACTGTTGACGGCGATACGATCAGGGAATCGAGAACAAGCTTTGGAATGGGCACATTCTGAACACTGGGCAACTGTAGAGCAGCTGATATCAGCAACAGCTGCGACGACTCCACATGCATCGCAAGGAATAACGCTTAGCAACAATCCTGGAGCATCCATGTCTGCAGTAGGAGTAGGTACTAGTGCTGGTACCGGAGCAGCAGTTAATCCAGTTCCTGAGCAACCTCTGTGGACATGTCGTCATTGCACATTTATTAATCCTGCCGATCTTGCGACATGTGACATGTGCAGCTTACCAAG GTTTTGA
- the LOC124305425 gene encoding nuclear protein localization protein 4 homolog isoform X1: protein MSKSTLITLRVQSPEGTKRIEVRPTDTVRDLFEKVHDTFNLDSFSFGLYKLKNHKDELVSSRSKTVLGTGLSHGDMVYLVPLNGTVLRPQDGPSTSSASINIPAAEPMPSTSRLSQGSMAINSSRPLASVTEDEVDQQLWKLDGKIQQKRDEKLCRHGANGCCVHCSPLEPFDEAYLKEQNIKHLSFHSYLRKLTAGVDRGKFLQLEDISCRIKTGCKDHPPWPRGICSKCQPNAITLNRQQYRHVDNVMFENASLVERFLNYWRSTGHQRVGYLYGRYEIHSDVPLGIRAVVAAIYEPPQDSTRDTVSLLPDPRQELVDELARLLGLQRVGWIFTDLIAEDVKKGTVKHVRNIDSHFLSAQECIMAGYFQNQHPNPCRFSPSGYFGSKFVTVCVTGDDKNQVHMEGYEVSNQCMALVRDGCLVPTKDAQELGYVIESTDKQYVPDVYYKEKDSYGNEVSRLARPLPVEYLLVDVPASTPLTPQFTFHVNEDNTPFPVENRLVDGQLQEFSSLCTYMQQFASNQFFEAISDFHLLLFIATMDMLPMKDYMVPLLTAIRSGNREQALEWAHSEHWATVEQLISATAATTPHASQGITLSNNPGASMSAVGVGTSAGTGAAVNPVPEQPLWTCRHCTFINPADLATCDMCSLPRMLM, encoded by the exons ATGTCAAAATCAACGCTAATT ACTCTCAGAGTTCAATCACCCGAAGGCACCAAACGGATAGAAGTGAGACCGACTGATACAGTCCGTGATCTCTTTGAAAAG GTACATGATACATTTAACTTGGACAGCTTTAGTTTTGGATTATATAAACTAAAAAATCACAAGGATGAACTCGTATCTTCTCGAAGCAAAACAGTCCTTGGAACAGGATTGTCTCACGGCGATATGGTCTACCTTGTGCCCCTCAATGGCACAGTATTACGGCCACAGGATGGACCATCGACTAGTAGTGCCTCCATAAATATTCCTGCCG CAGAACCAATGCCGAGTACGAGCAGATTATCGCAGGGATCTATGGCCATCAATTCATCTCGACCTCTTGCCAGTGTCACGGAAGATGAAGTAGATCAACAACTGTGGAAGCTTGATGGCAAGATACAGCAGAAGCGTGATGAGAAATT ATGCCGCCATGGTGCAAACGGGTGCTGCGTGCACTGCTCACCATTAGAACCATTTGATGAAGCATACCTCAAGGAACAAAACATCAAGCATTTATCATTCCACTCGTACCTCAGAAAGCTCACAGCTGGGGTTGATAG AGGGAAATTTCTTCAACTGGAGGACATAAGTTGTCGCATAAAGACAGGCTGCAAAGATCACCCACCATGGCCTCGTGGGATTTGCAGTAAATGTCAGCCCAACGCTATCACGTTGAATCGGCAACAGTATCGTCACGTTGATAACGTTATGTTTGAGAATGCTAGTCTAGTGGAGCGCTTTTTGAACTACTGGCGTAGTACCGGACATCAACGTGTTGGTTACCTCTATGGTAGATATGAAATACACTCAGACGTACCCCTAGGTATTAGGGCTGTAGTTGCTGCAATATACGAACCTCCACAA GACAGCACGAGAGATACTGTATCTCTCCTACCAGATCCAAGACAAGAATTAGTCGACGAACTTGCTCGACTTCTTGGTTTGCAAAGAGTGGGGTGGATATTCACAGATTTAATTGCTGAAGATGTCAAAAAAGGCACG GTGAAACACGTCAGAAATATAGACAGTCACTTTTTATCAGCACAAGAGTGTATTATGGCAGGATACTTTCAAAACCAGCATCCGAATCCATGCCGTTTTTCACCGAGTGGTTATTTTGGCTCAAAGTTCGTCACAGTCTGTGTCACAG GTGACGATAAGAATCAAGTGCACATGGAAGGATACGAAGTCTCTAATCAGTGCATGGCATTGGTACGTGATGGGTGTCTAGTCCCAACCAAGGATGCGCAGGAGCTTGGCTACGTTATTGAGTCCACAGATAAGCAATATGTTCCTGATGTTTACTATAAG GAAAAAGATAGTTACGGCAACGAAGTATCCAGATTAGCCAGACCTCTGCCAGTTGAGTACCTGCTGGTCGATGTTCCAGCTTCGACACCGCTTACTCCACAGTTTACTTTTCACGTAAACGAGGACAACACGCCGTTTCCAGTTGaaaatag GCTAGTCGATGGACAGCTACAAGAATTCAGTTCTCTTTGTACGTACATGCAGCAGTTTGCGTCGAACCAATTCTTTGAGGCAATATCTGATTTTCATCTACTTCTCTTTATTGCCACAATGGACATGCTGCCAATGAAG GATTACATGGTACCACTGTTGACGGCGATACGATCAGGGAATCGAGAACAAGCTTTGGAATGGGCACATTCTGAACACTGGGCAACTGTAGAGCAGCTGATATCAGCAACAGCTGCGACGACTCCACATGCATCGCAAGGAATAACGCTTAGCAACAATCCTGGAGCATCCATGTCTGCAGTAGGAGTAGGTACTAGTGCTGGTACCGGAGCAGCAGTTAATCCAGTTCCTGAGCAACCTCTGTGGACATGTCGTCATTGCACATTTATTAATCCTGCCGATCTTGCGACATGTGACATGTGCAGCTTACCAAG
- the LOC124305425 gene encoding nuclear protein localization protein 4 homolog isoform X2, giving the protein MSKSTLITLRVQSPEGTKRIEVRPTDTVRDLFEKVHDTFNLDSFSFGLYKLKNHKDELVSSRSKTVLGTGLSHGDMVYLVPLNGTVLRPQDGPSTSSASINIPAEPMPSTSRLSQGSMAINSSRPLASVTEDEVDQQLWKLDGKIQQKRDEKLCRHGANGCCVHCSPLEPFDEAYLKEQNIKHLSFHSYLRKLTAGVDRGKFLQLEDISCRIKTGCKDHPPWPRGICSKCQPNAITLNRQQYRHVDNVMFENASLVERFLNYWRSTGHQRVGYLYGRYEIHSDVPLGIRAVVAAIYEPPQDSTRDTVSLLPDPRQELVDELARLLGLQRVGWIFTDLIAEDVKKGTVKHVRNIDSHFLSAQECIMAGYFQNQHPNPCRFSPSGYFGSKFVTVCVTGDDKNQVHMEGYEVSNQCMALVRDGCLVPTKDAQELGYVIESTDKQYVPDVYYKEKDSYGNEVSRLARPLPVEYLLVDVPASTPLTPQFTFHVNEDNTPFPVENRLVDGQLQEFSSLCTYMQQFASNQFFEAISDFHLLLFIATMDMLPMKDYMVPLLTAIRSGNREQALEWAHSEHWATVEQLISATAATTPHASQGITLSNNPGASMSAVGVGTSAGTGAAVNPVPEQPLWTCRHCTFINPADLATCDMCSLPRMLM; this is encoded by the exons ATGTCAAAATCAACGCTAATT ACTCTCAGAGTTCAATCACCCGAAGGCACCAAACGGATAGAAGTGAGACCGACTGATACAGTCCGTGATCTCTTTGAAAAG GTACATGATACATTTAACTTGGACAGCTTTAGTTTTGGATTATATAAACTAAAAAATCACAAGGATGAACTCGTATCTTCTCGAAGCAAAACAGTCCTTGGAACAGGATTGTCTCACGGCGATATGGTCTACCTTGTGCCCCTCAATGGCACAGTATTACGGCCACAGGATGGACCATCGACTAGTAGTGCCTCCATAAATATTCCTGCCG AACCAATGCCGAGTACGAGCAGATTATCGCAGGGATCTATGGCCATCAATTCATCTCGACCTCTTGCCAGTGTCACGGAAGATGAAGTAGATCAACAACTGTGGAAGCTTGATGGCAAGATACAGCAGAAGCGTGATGAGAAATT ATGCCGCCATGGTGCAAACGGGTGCTGCGTGCACTGCTCACCATTAGAACCATTTGATGAAGCATACCTCAAGGAACAAAACATCAAGCATTTATCATTCCACTCGTACCTCAGAAAGCTCACAGCTGGGGTTGATAG AGGGAAATTTCTTCAACTGGAGGACATAAGTTGTCGCATAAAGACAGGCTGCAAAGATCACCCACCATGGCCTCGTGGGATTTGCAGTAAATGTCAGCCCAACGCTATCACGTTGAATCGGCAACAGTATCGTCACGTTGATAACGTTATGTTTGAGAATGCTAGTCTAGTGGAGCGCTTTTTGAACTACTGGCGTAGTACCGGACATCAACGTGTTGGTTACCTCTATGGTAGATATGAAATACACTCAGACGTACCCCTAGGTATTAGGGCTGTAGTTGCTGCAATATACGAACCTCCACAA GACAGCACGAGAGATACTGTATCTCTCCTACCAGATCCAAGACAAGAATTAGTCGACGAACTTGCTCGACTTCTTGGTTTGCAAAGAGTGGGGTGGATATTCACAGATTTAATTGCTGAAGATGTCAAAAAAGGCACG GTGAAACACGTCAGAAATATAGACAGTCACTTTTTATCAGCACAAGAGTGTATTATGGCAGGATACTTTCAAAACCAGCATCCGAATCCATGCCGTTTTTCACCGAGTGGTTATTTTGGCTCAAAGTTCGTCACAGTCTGTGTCACAG GTGACGATAAGAATCAAGTGCACATGGAAGGATACGAAGTCTCTAATCAGTGCATGGCATTGGTACGTGATGGGTGTCTAGTCCCAACCAAGGATGCGCAGGAGCTTGGCTACGTTATTGAGTCCACAGATAAGCAATATGTTCCTGATGTTTACTATAAG GAAAAAGATAGTTACGGCAACGAAGTATCCAGATTAGCCAGACCTCTGCCAGTTGAGTACCTGCTGGTCGATGTTCCAGCTTCGACACCGCTTACTCCACAGTTTACTTTTCACGTAAACGAGGACAACACGCCGTTTCCAGTTGaaaatag GCTAGTCGATGGACAGCTACAAGAATTCAGTTCTCTTTGTACGTACATGCAGCAGTTTGCGTCGAACCAATTCTTTGAGGCAATATCTGATTTTCATCTACTTCTCTTTATTGCCACAATGGACATGCTGCCAATGAAG GATTACATGGTACCACTGTTGACGGCGATACGATCAGGGAATCGAGAACAAGCTTTGGAATGGGCACATTCTGAACACTGGGCAACTGTAGAGCAGCTGATATCAGCAACAGCTGCGACGACTCCACATGCATCGCAAGGAATAACGCTTAGCAACAATCCTGGAGCATCCATGTCTGCAGTAGGAGTAGGTACTAGTGCTGGTACCGGAGCAGCAGTTAATCCAGTTCCTGAGCAACCTCTGTGGACATGTCGTCATTGCACATTTATTAATCCTGCCGATCTTGCGACATGTGACATGTGCAGCTTACCAAG